Proteins encoded together in one Shewanella acanthi window:
- a CDS encoding DUF1904 domain-containing protein: protein MPHISMRGLPQAVVAELSQTLLQSLAAICKGSADSFTLDWNPSISYRNGRIDQRFVQIELLWFPVDPDIHLKVEQTIRLAVAEAYPEMSHIVVMFLSLTSSASYRGSQHV from the coding sequence ATGCCTCATATTAGTATGCGCGGTCTGCCGCAGGCGGTCGTTGCAGAGCTTAGCCAAACATTACTGCAGTCTTTGGCGGCTATATGTAAAGGTAGTGCAGACAGTTTTACATTAGATTGGAACCCCAGCATCAGTTATCGAAATGGTCGTATTGATCAACGTTTTGTCCAAATTGAATTGCTTTGGTTTCCTGTCGATCCCGATATCCATTTAAAAGTAGAACAAACAATAAGACTGGCAGTGGCAGAAGCCTATCCAGAGATGAGTCATATAGTGGTGATGTTTCTATCACTCACCTCAAGTGCATCTTATAGAGGAAGTCAGCATGTTTAA
- the pssA gene encoding CDP-diacylglycerol--serine O-phosphatidyltransferase, translating into MLTKLGGIAVQPEAVTWLLMPCRFKAELLTRIANAKDSIYIAALYLEDDEAGREVLSALMAAKANNPALDIKILVDFHRARRGLIGHKGDSGNYLMYRRVMAEALHPIDIMGVPVKSREFMGVLHLKGFIIDDAVIYSGASLNNIYLQQYEKYRFDRYHVIESAELARSMRTMIQRHIIADPAVSSLTQDAQLEVLPPKNDIRSYKQRLSKAQYEFEGTRTGNRITPLLGLGRKHNLLNKTVIAMVEESKEALFICTPYFNPPYVLVRALAKHLRKGKRIDIVVGDKTANDFYIPPEKEFSTIGALPYLYEQSLRKFAKRQQWAIDNGQLNIHLWKHGVNSYHLKGISADGKRHLITGSNLNPRAWALDLENGLLLQDESGCWKAQFEAEQAHILEHTQRLYHYSQVDTLQNYPAPVKKIMTRIRRLKADFLLRRIL; encoded by the coding sequence TTGCTCACTAAGCTTGGTGGAATAGCCGTTCAACCCGAGGCAGTAACTTGGTTACTCATGCCTTGCCGTTTTAAGGCGGAGTTGCTGACACGTATCGCAAATGCAAAGGACAGCATCTATATCGCGGCGTTATATCTTGAAGATGATGAAGCTGGGCGTGAGGTCCTTAGCGCGTTAATGGCAGCTAAGGCGAATAATCCGGCATTAGATATCAAAATCTTAGTGGATTTTCACCGTGCGCGCCGTGGACTAATTGGACACAAGGGCGACAGTGGTAATTACCTCATGTATCGCAGGGTGATGGCTGAGGCTCTGCATCCTATTGATATCATGGGCGTGCCGGTTAAATCCCGTGAATTTATGGGCGTGTTACACCTTAAGGGCTTTATCATCGACGATGCGGTGATTTACAGCGGTGCTAGCCTGAATAATATCTACCTGCAGCAATATGAAAAATACCGCTTTGACCGATATCATGTGATTGAATCCGCTGAACTGGCTCGAAGTATGCGGACTATGATCCAGCGACATATTATTGCCGACCCTGCAGTATCGTCACTTACTCAAGATGCGCAGCTTGAAGTTTTGCCGCCTAAAAACGATATCCGCAGCTATAAACAACGTCTCTCGAAGGCACAATACGAGTTTGAAGGTACCCGCACTGGTAATCGGATAACGCCACTCTTAGGACTCGGCCGTAAGCATAACCTGTTGAATAAAACGGTGATTGCCATGGTTGAAGAATCAAAAGAAGCGTTGTTTATCTGTACGCCTTACTTTAATCCACCCTATGTCTTAGTGCGTGCATTAGCTAAGCACTTACGCAAGGGTAAGCGAATTGATATCGTCGTGGGTGATAAAACGGCAAATGATTTTTATATTCCGCCTGAGAAGGAATTCTCCACCATAGGTGCGCTGCCATACCTCTACGAGCAGTCACTGCGCAAGTTTGCAAAGCGTCAGCAGTGGGCAATCGATAATGGTCAACTCAATATTCATCTGTGGAAGCACGGGGTGAACAGTTACCATTTAAAAGGTATCAGTGCCGATGGTAAACGCCATTTGATTACAGGTTCAAACCTTAACCCTAGGGCCTGGGCATTAGATTTAGAAAATGGTCTGTTATTACAGGATGAAAGCGGTTGCTGGAAAGCACAGTTTGAGGCAGAGCAAGCCCATATCCTCGAGCATACCCAAAGGTTATATCACTATAGCCAAGTGGATACTTTGCAAAACTATCCTGCGCCGGTTAAAAAAATCATGACACGGATCAGACGATTAAAAGCCGACTTTTTATTAAGACGCATCCTCTAG